One window of Elaeis guineensis isolate ETL-2024a chromosome 11, EG11, whole genome shotgun sequence genomic DNA carries:
- the LOC140852578 gene encoding E3 ubiquitin-protein ligase RZFP34-like, producing the protein MALNEVDLASGQHGCSHYRRRCKIRAPCCGEIFDCRHCHNEVKNSLEIDLRERHEIPRHEVKKVICSLCDTEQDVQQYCSNCGVCMGKYCCAKCKFFDDNVSKNQYHCDGCGICRTGGEKNFFHCYRCGCCYSMMLKDSHHCVEGAMHHNCPVCFEYLFESTKDISVLPCGHTIHLACLKEMRLHFQFSCPVCSRSVCDMSGVWKKLDQEIASTPMPEMYQNKMVWILCNDCGMRSNVHFHIVAHKCPGCNSYNTRQTRGGPTRCPTV; encoded by the exons ATGGCATTGAACGAGGTGGACTTGGCGTCTGGGCAGCATGG GTGCTCCCATTATAGGAGGAGATGCAAGATAAGGGCGCCCTGCTGTGGCGAGATCTTTGACTGCAGGCATTGCCACAACGAAGTGAAG AATTCCCTGGAAATTGACCTACGGGAACGGCACGAGATTCCTCGACACGAAGTGAAAAAG GTTATCTGCTCCCTCTGTGACACAGAGCAAGAT GTTCAACAATATTGCTCAAACTGTGGGGTTTGCATGGGAAAATACTGTTGTGCCAAGTGCAAGTTCTTCGATGACAAT GTTTCTAAGAACCAGTACCATTGTGATGGATGTGGGATCTGCag AACCGGGGGCGAGAAGAACTTTTTCCACTGCTATCGATGTG GATGTTGTTATAGTATGATGCTGAAGGATTCACACCATTGTGTGGAAGGCGCAATGCATCATAACTGCCCTGTTTGCTTTGAG TATCTCTTTGAGTCAACCAAGGACATCAGTGTATTGCCATGTGGTCACACAATACATCTGGCATGCCTGAAGGAGATGAGGCTGCATTTCCA ATTCTCATGCCCTGTTTGCTCGAGATCAGTTTGTGACATGTCTGGTGTGTGGAAAAAACTTGATCAAGAG ATTGCTTCGACACCAATGCCTGAAATGTACCAGAACAAAATG GTGTGGATCCTTTGCAATGATTGTGGAATGAGGTCCAATGTCCACTTCCACATTGTGGCTCACAAGTGCCCTGGTTGCAATTCCTACAATACCAGACAGACGAGAGGTGGCCCCACCAGATGCCCTACTGTATGA